A genomic stretch from Leishmania donovani BPK282A1 complete genome, chromosome 36 includes:
- a CDS encoding DEAD box RNA helicase, putative, whose protein sequence is MSARAPTSLWLGDHNDKAAVAAAEQSTKKRRRLRHHRCKAAREAASKTADGPYDELAETVENNDEVKSVEETPEAASNVASTKRSEKRRREDDSDDDEEADADATASSARPCNPQKRGAAEGGKTSSPSASASPAASSSPNGPTAVSMTQRSKELAKSIPAVTDYKSLQLNPHIVSALEQEFKFKELTPIQSRCIPAALQGRDLLAEAKTGAGKTLAFLIPIVEIVCRSGFRPSNGTAAIIIGPTRELCLQIEGVLLKLLKHFNGSLTFLCCIGGQSRNQEGFKLANGVMIVVASPGRLLDHLKLTTDWHTKNLLLLAVDEADRVLDNGFEEDMREIVALLPKNRQTFLFSATQTTRVEQLARISFHKTPIFISMKSKKDKATVDTLEQGYVVCASEQRLLVLYHFVKKNLKKKVIVFFSSRNSVSFHCELFNYIDVPCIAFHGKQKQHQRSATYMQFCNAPSGVLFTTDVAARGLDIPEVDWIVQFDPPDDPVKYVHRVGRTARAGRCGNALMFLLPQEELFLKYLYDDAKVKVNEYTFDLTRLKGNVQGQLEQLVSSNYYLRTSARQAYEGYLLSYSSCQLKNVFNIQNLDLAAVARGFALSEPPPIKMDLSQSAAHMNKKSRHEFSAMRHTKDAKRRDVNAKSMNKRHQNISGEW, encoded by the coding sequence ACAAagaagcgccgccgtcttcgccaCCACCGATGCAAGGCCGCACGGGAAGCTGCCTCAAAAACTGCCGATGGACCGTACGACGAGCTTGCTGAGACGGTGGAGAATAACGATGAAGTGAAGTCAGTAGAGGAGACGCCGGAGGCGGCGTCTAACGTGGCGTCCACGAAACGTTCGGAGAAGCGACGGCGTgaggacgacagcgacgacgacgaagaggcgGACGCAGATGCGACGGCATCGAGCGCGCGTCCGTGTAACCCCCAaaagcgcggcgcggcggagggagggaagacgtcatccccctccgcctccgcgtcccctgctgcgtcgtcgtcgccgaacGGCCCCACAGCGGTAAGCAtgacgcagcgcagcaaggaGCTGGCCAAGTCCATCCCTGCCGTCACGGACTACAAGTCACTGCAGTTGAACCCCCACATAGTGTCTGCTCTGGAGCAGGAGTTCAAGTTCAAGGAGCTGACGCCGATTCAGTCTCGCTGCATtcctgctgcgctgcagggACGCGATCTCCTCGCCGAGGCGAAGACCGGCGCCGGTAAGACGCTGGCGTTTTTGATTCCAATTGTCGAGATCGTCTGCCGCTCTGGCTTCCGCCCCAGCAACGGCACGGCAGCCATCATCATCGGGCCCACCCGTGAGCTCTGCTTGCAGATCGAGGGtgtgctgctgaagctgctgaagcacTTCAACGGCTCCTTGACGTTCTTGTGCTGCATTGGTGGCCAGAGCCGCAACCAAGAGGGCTTCAAGCTCGCCAACGGCGTCATGATCGTGGTCGCCTCCCCTGGCCGCCTGCTAGACCATTTGAAGTTGACGACGGACTGGCACACAAAGAACCtactgctgctcgccgtTGACGAGGCAGATCGCGTGCTCGACAACGGCTTTGAGGAGGACATGCGCGAGATCGTGGCCCTGCTGCCCAAGAACCGCCAGACGTTCTTGTTTTCTGCCACGCAGACGACGCGTGTCGAGCAGCTCGCGCGCATCTCGTTTCACAAGACGCCGATCTTCATCTCCATGAAGAGCAAGAAGGACAAGGCCACCGTGGACACGTTGGAGCAGGGCTACGTCGTGTGCGCCAGCGAGCAGCGTCTGCTCGTGCTCTACCACTTTGTGAAAAAGAACCTGAAGAAGAAGGTCATCGTCTTCTTCAGCAGCCGCAACAGCGTCAGCTTCCACTGCGAGCTCTTCAACTACATCGACGTTCCCTGCATCGCTTTCCACGGCAAGCAaaagcagcaccagcgctcCGCGACGTACATGCAGTTTTGCAACGCACCGAGTGGCGTGCTCTTCACGACCGATGTCGCGGCACGCGGTCTCGACATTCCCGAGGTGGACTGGATTGTGCAATTCGACCCCCCGGATGATCCGGTGAAGTACGTCCACCGTGTCGGGCGAACCGCGCGCGCTGGGCGCTGTGGTAACGCGCTCATGTTTCTGCTTCCTCAGGAGGAACTGTTCCTCAAGTACCTCTACGATGATGCCAAGGTGAAGGTGAACGAGTACACCTTTGATTTGACAAGGCTAAAAGGGAACGTGCAGGggcagctggagcagctggtgAGCTCCAACTACTACCTGCGCACTTCGGCGCGGCAGGCATACGAGGGCTACTTGCTGAGCTACAGTAGCTGCCAGCTGAAAAACGTGTTCAACATCCAAAACCTCGAcctcgctgcggtggcgcgcggGTTTGCACTGAgtgagccgccgccgatcaAGATGGACCTCTCCCAGTCTGCTGCACACATGAACAAGAAGTCTCGACACGAGTTTAGCGCCATGCGCCACACCAAGGACGCTAAGCGACGCGACGTGAACGCGAAGTCGATGAACAAGCGGCATCAGAACATCAGTGGGGAGTGGTGA